The genomic interval CCGGCAACTCGGGGTATACGCTGTGTTGAGGTTTGAGAATGTAGTGACCACCCCTGTCTACTATTTCAAAAACGGATTTCTTTACGCTGAGTCGTGTGCTCAGTTTCGGCTGGATACCTTGAATCGATATTTTACCCGCTCGAATAATTGCTTCCTTCCGCTGTTCTGAGGCCGTCAGCGGAAAACGGTTCAGATTTGAAAGGTTTTTATTCAGCAAGTGCAAACCTCGTTGTGAGTAAAGGCTTACGCCGCACTCATCATATGTGATAGGGCAGCGATTCATGTGATTTCCTCAACGGTGACTGCACCAATCAGCTCGCGCCCGACAGCCATGAGCTGCGCAAAACAGTCGTTCCGGTCAATCTTCCGCTGACGGAGAAGCCCTTCAAGCATCTCGCCTTCCGGCAGAAGTCCGTCGAAAAAAGCGGGGAATCTTAAAAATTCATGGATTTTTTCCCCGACAGGCATTGTAAGCGAAATCGGATGGCCATCGTAACTATCACGATAAACAAACCTGTATTCTCTGTTGGTCACCCACTCCTCAAGGATACCGGCCCATTGACCGTGCATGAACACTTTTGCCTGTCTTATCGGTTCCGACATGATAGAACTCCTGAAATCCTGATGTTCCGGATATGACACCGAATAATCGTTTTATCTCCAGTCAAATGCAGACCCTTATTTCTCTGATGATTGATCTGCAGACCATTTTTCGAATGCAGCACTTAGTGGTCCTGAGAATTTGACATCAATATTCATTATGGCAAGTACAGCAAAAAGACTGTTGATCTGAATAGTAGGCTTGCCTTTCTCGATATCGTAGACAGTAGATTTTCCAACCCCGGCCAGATCGGCCAGTTGAATCTGCGTCAAACCGGCTTTGTTACGA from Candidatus Aegiribacteria sp. carries:
- a CDS encoding HipA N-terminal domain-containing protein, with amino-acid sequence MRQAKVFMHGQWAGILEEWVTNREYRFVYRDSYDGHPISLTMPVGEKIHEFLRFPAFFDGLLPEGEMLEGLLRQRKIDRNDCFAQLMAVGRELIGAVTVEEIT
- a CDS encoding helix-turn-helix domain-containing protein, which translates into the protein MANIAQIIGRLGKLVRFHRNKAGLTQIQLADLAGVGKSTVYDIEKGKPTIQINSLFAVLAIMNIDVKFSGPLSAAFEKWSADQSSEK